A stretch of Pseudobacteroides sp. DNA encodes these proteins:
- a CDS encoding STM4011 family radical SAM protein codes for MADVSKGERQNGKVYVIMKYTFYYRGDLSSCNYSCEYCPFSKEKQNSANLYNDKLQLERFVSWIKNKDWKDRKISLFFIPWGEALIHTWYQEALIELSQMKFVNKVVVQTNLSCDLDWLDNVNREKLALWITYHPSQVNMNIFAGKLQALREKGLQFSVGCVGKKEYKNEILALKKKLETLLFKNVYMWVNAYKDEGIDYYSQDDIRFFEHIDKYFMQNLKDYESLGKECRTGKSVFFVEGSGNIRRCNFERGVLGNIYNTELEAIVCNDKCKNKICDCYIGYINIEELNLTELYGNRILERIPIEMG; via the coding sequence ATGGCTGATGTCTCAAAAGGTGAGAGACAGAATGGAAAGGTATATGTTATCATGAAGTATACTTTTTATTACAGAGGCGACCTTTCTTCCTGCAATTACAGCTGTGAATATTGCCCGTTTTCAAAGGAAAAGCAAAATAGTGCAAATTTGTATAATGATAAGTTACAGCTTGAACGATTTGTTTCATGGATTAAAAACAAGGATTGGAAAGATCGTAAAATTTCATTATTTTTCATTCCATGGGGAGAGGCACTTATCCACACCTGGTATCAAGAGGCTCTGATTGAGCTAAGCCAAATGAAGTTTGTCAATAAGGTGGTGGTTCAAACCAACCTGTCCTGTGATCTGGATTGGTTGGACAATGTAAACAGAGAAAAACTGGCACTTTGGATCACATACCATCCATCTCAGGTCAATATGAATATATTTGCGGGTAAGCTTCAGGCATTAAGAGAAAAAGGACTGCAGTTTAGCGTCGGTTGTGTGGGAAAGAAAGAGTATAAGAATGAGATTCTTGCTTTAAAGAAAAAGCTGGAAACCCTGTTATTTAAAAATGTGTATATGTGGGTAAATGCATATAAGGATGAGGGGATAGACTACTATTCTCAGGATGATATTAGGTTTTTTGAACATATTGACAAGTACTTTATGCAAAACCTAAAAGATTATGAAAGCCTGGGTAAGGAATGCAGAACAGGAAAGTCGGTATTTTTCGTAGAGGGAAGCGGAAATATCAGAAGGTGCAATTTTGAAAGAGGGGTTCTAGGGAATATATATAACACAGAGCTTGAAGCAATAGTGTGCAATGATAAGTGCAAAAATAAAATTTGCGATTGTTATATTGGATATATAAATATAGAAGAGTTGAATTTGACTGAGCTATACGGTAATAGAATTTTGGAGAGGATTCCAATAGAAATGGGGTAG
- a CDS encoding HAD family hydrolase translates to MLPKAILFDMDDTIILSGGISDEIWDEISRHFVSKYNLFEYHVFTNELLRLRKWFWSDKKRHKAGRQDMLLARRDLIKMTIESLGGKDHGYADEMAKLFVKRHMESMKMFDKAEDTLVELGKSGVKLALVTNGGVVEQRGKIEKFQLEKYFDTILVEGETGFGKPEPEVYLMALERLGVKAEETWMVGDNLEWDVEGPQKLGIYGIWNDYRNTGLPEDSKVIPDRIVRSIGELLD, encoded by the coding sequence ATGCTGCCGAAGGCCATTCTTTTTGATATGGATGATACTATTATTTTATCAGGAGGAATATCTGATGAAATTTGGGATGAAATTTCCAGGCACTTTGTGAGTAAATATAATTTGTTTGAATACCATGTTTTTACAAATGAGCTATTGAGATTGCGGAAATGGTTTTGGAGCGACAAGAAGCGTCATAAGGCAGGAAGACAGGATATGCTTTTAGCAAGACGGGATCTTATAAAAATGACCATCGAGAGCCTTGGGGGCAAGGATCATGGCTATGCCGATGAAATGGCAAAGTTATTTGTTAAACGGCACATGGAAAGCATGAAAATGTTTGACAAGGCTGAAGACACCTTGGTAGAACTTGGGAAGAGCGGAGTTAAGCTTGCTTTGGTGACTAACGGCGGAGTTGTTGAGCAGAGGGGTAAGATTGAAAAGTTTCAACTTGAAAAATACTTTGATACAATATTGGTTGAAGGTGAGACCGGCTTTGGAAAGCCTGAGCCCGAAGTATATCTAATGGCTTTGGAGAGGCTTGGCGTTAAAGCTGAGGAGACCTGGATGGTAGGGGATAATCTGGAGTGGGATGTGGAAGGGCCGCAAAAGCTGGGAATATATGGGATTTGGAATGATTATAGAAACACTGGTTTACCGGAGGATTCCAAGGTAATCCCCGATAGAATTGTAAGGTCCATCGGCGAACTTCTGGATTAA
- a CDS encoding AAA family ATPase produces MEAVIFIGLQATGKSTFYKEKFYKTHMRINLDMLKTRNKEKIILEACIKAKQPFVVDNTNPTQEDRKKYIDMAKAAKFKVVGYYFHSSVNEAILRNDKRTGKERVSLIGIRSTSAKLQLPSMEEGFDELYYVRISEENNFICEEWKDEI; encoded by the coding sequence ATGGAAGCTGTCATATTTATAGGATTGCAGGCAACCGGTAAAAGCACTTTTTATAAAGAAAAGTTTTATAAAACGCATATGAGAATAAATCTGGATATGTTAAAGACAAGAAACAAGGAAAAGATAATACTTGAAGCTTGCATAAAGGCAAAGCAGCCCTTTGTGGTTGATAACACAAACCCCACACAGGAAGATAGAAAAAAGTACATAGACATGGCTAAAGCAGCTAAATTTAAGGTTGTTGGCTACTATTTCCATTCAAGTGTGAATGAAGCCATATTAAGAAATGATAAAAGAACCGGAAAAGAGCGTGTTTCTTTAATAGGTATCAGAAGCACAAGTGCCAAACTGCAGCTTCCCAGTATGGAAGAGGGATTTGATGAGCTTTATTATGTTCGGATAAGTGAGGAAAACAACTTTATTTGTGAGGAGTGGAAAGATGAAATTTGA
- a CDS encoding tRNA(His) guanylyltransferase Thg1 family protein: MKFDELDLKMRVYETAHDYSVLPEVYMVARIDGRSFTRLTKEVHKFESPYDVRFRDYMVDTVKHLMNCGFRVVYGYTQSDEISLLFHIDEGAYGRKVRKYNSVLAGEASAKFSILLGDAACFDCRISELPNPKAVVDYFRWRNEDAHRNALNSHCYWMLRKNGNSQKEATDFLSGMPVSDKNELLFQNGINFNEVPNWQKRGVGLYWEEYEKPCINPKTGNITTAQRRRIKVDFDLPMKDDYSGFIERFLGMD, translated from the coding sequence ATGAAATTTGATGAACTTGACTTGAAAATGAGGGTTTATGAAACTGCCCATGATTATAGCGTCCTGCCTGAAGTTTATATGGTTGCACGTATAGATGGAAGAAGCTTTACCAGGCTTACCAAGGAGGTCCATAAATTTGAAAGTCCGTATGATGTAAGGTTCAGGGATTATATGGTTGATACGGTTAAACATCTTATGAATTGTGGGTTCAGGGTGGTTTACGGGTATACGCAAAGTGATGAGATCTCTTTGCTTTTTCATATTGATGAAGGGGCTTATGGACGGAAGGTCCGTAAGTATAACTCTGTCCTTGCGGGAGAGGCAAGTGCAAAGTTTTCCATTTTGCTTGGGGATGCAGCGTGCTTTGACTGCAGAATATCTGAGCTCCCAAATCCTAAAGCAGTGGTGGATTATTTCAGATGGAGAAACGAGGATGCCCACAGGAATGCTTTGAACTCACACTGTTACTGGATGCTAAGAAAAAATGGCAACTCACAAAAGGAAGCAACGGATTTCTTAAGCGGCATGCCCGTCAGTGATAAAAATGAGCTTTTATTTCAAAACGGTATTAATTTTAATGAGGTTCCTAATTGGCAAAAGCGTGGAGTAGGGCTCTACTGGGAGGAGTATGAAAAACCTTGTATAAACCCTAAAACAGGGAACATTACCACTGCTCAAAGGCGAAGGATCAAGGTGGACTTTGACCTGCCGATGAAGGATGATTACAGCGGTTTTATAGAAAGGTTTTTAGGGATGGATTAG
- a CDS encoding amidohydrolase family protein produces MLEAYYPMLIYILLSHIAIPLILISLIAFRKNKSVFDLCTKSVLTLLFIVYVLINGYWDLFLHIQSKEVQWVYTMRFAIPILFLFILTIKIYKARRIPFYVPKSALGQAFRGLSVLAALLLLFINISYCKIMFPLIINKPDSFAFVNVNVITMENKNVLNNQTVVVKEGKIYDMGPAEKINMSQDIKTIDGQNKFLIPGLMDLHTHLLRKEDITLFISRGVTTVRNMNGREWHLRMRQYIEDDRFPGPRIYTSGPIVDGANGQTYLKLTTPEDVDNLVKQQKDAGFDYIKVYDGLSREVFNALGDASKKYGIKLVGHVPGSADIYSLALNKLYSIEHCVWNSLTDPYILKEAGIWYCPTIVAFAQRNSKEEVEKLLKQDYMKYIPPSSMQDWENDFKLYGYDLGDTARSQNGRNQLYSLHKAGVRVITGTDSSITLLAPGYSLHQELKELVLAGLTPYGALKASTRDSAEFLGDLENSGTIKKGKRADLVLLNSNPLSTISNTSDQFCVCVNGKWYTSEEFEEILDGMSRFYFAEEFVRDLYNKIMSK; encoded by the coding sequence ATGCTTGAAGCTTATTATCCCATGTTAATTTATATTTTATTATCACATATTGCTATTCCCTTGATTCTAATTAGTCTTATTGCTTTCAGAAAAAACAAAAGTGTGTTTGATCTTTGTACAAAATCCGTACTTACATTGCTTTTTATTGTTTATGTTCTTATAAACGGCTACTGGGATTTATTCCTGCACATACAATCAAAAGAAGTACAATGGGTTTATACAATGCGATTTGCCATACCCATCCTATTTCTTTTTATCCTCACCATCAAAATTTACAAGGCAAGAAGAATTCCCTTTTACGTTCCAAAATCTGCTCTAGGTCAGGCATTCAGGGGATTATCCGTCCTAGCAGCATTGCTGCTTCTCTTTATAAATATTTCGTATTGTAAAATCATGTTTCCTCTTATCATTAATAAGCCCGATAGCTTTGCCTTTGTAAACGTAAATGTAATTACCATGGAAAATAAAAATGTATTAAATAATCAAACAGTTGTTGTAAAGGAAGGCAAAATCTACGATATGGGACCGGCAGAAAAAATAAATATGTCCCAAGATATTAAAACTATTGATGGACAAAACAAGTTTCTCATACCTGGTCTGATGGATTTACATACACATCTTTTACGAAAAGAAGATATTACCTTGTTTATTTCCCGAGGAGTGACAACAGTGCGGAATATGAACGGCAGGGAGTGGCATCTTAGAATGAGGCAGTATATTGAAGATGACAGATTCCCCGGCCCCAGGATTTATACCTCAGGACCCATTGTTGATGGTGCTAACGGGCAAACATACTTAAAATTAACCACCCCTGAAGACGTGGACAATCTTGTGAAGCAGCAGAAAGATGCAGGCTTCGACTATATCAAGGTTTATGACGGATTGTCTAGAGAGGTATTTAATGCCCTTGGAGATGCTTCAAAGAAATACGGTATTAAATTGGTCGGCCATGTGCCTGGTTCGGCAGACATTTACTCACTTGCCTTAAATAAGCTTTACTCAATAGAGCATTGTGTTTGGAATAGCCTTACAGATCCGTATATCCTCAAGGAAGCAGGCATATGGTACTGCCCGACAATAGTAGCATTTGCACAGCGTAACTCCAAAGAAGAAGTTGAAAAGCTTCTTAAACAGGATTACATGAAATATATCCCACCTTCATCAATGCAAGATTGGGAAAACGATTTTAAACTATACGGCTATGATCTGGGCGATACCGCAAGAAGCCAGAATGGAAGAAATCAGTTATATTCGTTACACAAGGCAGGGGTACGTGTAATTACAGGTACTGACTCAAGCATCACCCTTTTAGCTCCCGGTTACTCGCTGCATCAGGAATTAAAAGAGCTGGTATTAGCTGGCCTAACTCCTTATGGAGCCTTAAAGGCATCTACCAGGGATTCAGCTGAATTTCTAGGAGATCTGGAAAACTCAGGCACCATAAAAAAGGGAAAACGTGCAGACCTTGTGCTTTTAAACAGCAATCCCCTCAGTACAATCAGCAACACCAGCGACCAATTTTGTGTTTGTGTTAATGGGAAATGGTACACTTCCGAAGAATTTGAAGAAATACTTGATGGAATGTCACGATTTTATTTTGCTGAGGAATTTGTCAGGGACTTATATAATAAAATCATGAGTAAATAA
- a CDS encoding RNA ligase family protein: MMDKILKYPRTPHIEGSRCQPGDEDLDSVPFAKVAKRFIVVEEKVDGANSGISFTSEGELLLQSRGHYLTGGGREKHFSLFKTWANAHSAKLWDILGDRYILYGEWLYAKHTVFYDLLPHYFMEFDIYDKRTQRFLSTESRRLILKDYDFITSVLVLFEGKMNLHKELISLVGRMIAKLEVPDVTEAHEVQWIVK, encoded by the coding sequence ATGATGGATAAAATATTAAAATATCCTAGAACGCCTCATATTGAAGGCTCAAGATGCCAGCCCGGTGATGAGGATTTAGATAGTGTACCTTTTGCAAAGGTTGCAAAAAGGTTTATAGTTGTTGAGGAAAAGGTAGATGGGGCGAACAGCGGCATAAGCTTTACTTCGGAAGGAGAGCTGCTGCTGCAAAGCAGGGGACATTACCTGACCGGAGGCGGAAGGGAAAAACATTTTAGTCTGTTTAAAACATGGGCAAATGCACACTCAGCAAAGTTATGGGATATCTTGGGAGACAGATATATACTATATGGAGAATGGCTTTATGCAAAGCATACTGTTTTTTATGACTTGCTTCCTCACTATTTTATGGAGTTTGATATCTATGATAAGAGAACTCAAAGGTTTTTAAGTACAGAGAGCCGGAGATTGATTCTAAAGGATTATGATTTTATAACATCTGTTTTAGTGCTCTTTGAAGGAAAAATGAATTTACATAAGGAGCTTATCTCATTGGTTGGCAGAATGATTGCAAAGCTTGAGGTGCCTGATGTAACAGAAGCACATGAGGTCCAATGGATTGTGAAATAG